One window of the Shewanella maritima genome contains the following:
- a CDS encoding ATP-dependent zinc protease: MAADLQIIGWCEWARFPHINNERVNMKVDSGARTSSLHAVDVTPFTKQGEPWIRVVFQPEQGSDREVTQEFAVFDKRKVKSSGGHVTDRYVIKTPVIIGSQEFDIELTLTSRENMKFRMLLGRRALAGRYLVDAQSSYVLGE, encoded by the coding sequence ATGGCAGCAGACTTACAAATAATCGGTTGGTGTGAATGGGCGAGATTCCCGCATATCAACAATGAGCGAGTCAATATGAAAGTCGATAGCGGCGCACGCACCTCAAGCTTGCACGCGGTTGATGTGACGCCGTTTACTAAACAAGGTGAGCCGTGGATAAGAGTCGTGTTTCAACCTGAGCAAGGCTCTGATAGAGAGGTGACGCAAGAGTTCGCCGTATTTGATAAACGCAAGGTGAAAAGCTCTGGTGGTCATGTAACAGATCGCTATGTGATAAAAACCCCTGTGATTATTGGTTCGCAAGAGTTTGATATTGAACTCACCTTGACCTCTCGTGAGAACATGAAATTTCGTATGTTACTTGGCCGCAGAGCTCTGGCTGGGCGTTATTTGGTCGATGCTCA
- a CDS encoding 6-hydroxymethylpterin diphosphokinase MptE-like protein: protein MQSSISEITNEFAISQYDEGYLTSVNRRTFEKIDSASLYSEMFAGEFTKTHQLHIVVGMDSGLLVNYLLNQTLADGSKYVFVELQDVLDLLNVEIPESHAKKVQVLSLAQFEQQVSQGAYSIFITKSKFSVHRSSAVKGNHLQSYSQLNAAVEKLVQHEFFEQTTHFNQKMFVKTQLRNLPDNLQPVSVLKDKFRGKTCVVLGGGPSLDLHLDWLLQNRDNLIVFAVSRLTGKLNKLGIQADIIVSVDPQPENFDVNKDLMQLTPNALLVYSYHLETRMVGQWSGAALYTGNRLPWSELDADNTLSMGPTVTNSAVEVAVDMGFEQIVLLGVDFCHSQSGATHTKGTFGSSLGPQLGQMFEWVETYSGEMAETPMQLVSAIAGLEESVASYSNVRVVNIAKDAAKVKGVDYQAPESIKIASIDQGLRDIVNPKHYKLSFEQRQPLLQALSNELIQTKTDFNKLIPLLDDARKLTEKMRTASEQDLVKLFAKLDKVEDKINSGFSTLGSVCKFYGYYEFSQFFSTQQNDERSQQDVIVSLVKYYKAFEIIAKDLLALVKDSLERVSLRIDEGAPNVDVEQLVEKWRKFDLIGRSTIWKQTFSERYQSLPAAQQELVDECEFDYQAHFTQLASPKAPDKAPFIDNAFHKLNLLNQNRHELGVSKMVQYTEPYIDTGEDIRRLHFLASSYLQVFQGKTQQALEAILNIPIEQMQELELKQAISLLLQFNRLDDAAKLLNLVCDFSDEYLPKYAKVLQLSGRYQEALNAYVSYLEKSPNSISVQLELSHFLYQLGEVNYALEYVEQVLKLEPENATALEYKKVMLQA, encoded by the coding sequence ATGCAATCATCGATATCTGAAATCACCAATGAATTTGCCATTAGTCAATATGATGAAGGCTACTTAACTAGTGTAAATCGTCGCACCTTCGAGAAGATTGACTCAGCCTCTTTGTATTCGGAGATGTTTGCAGGGGAATTTACCAAAACACACCAGCTGCATATTGTCGTGGGAATGGACTCTGGGCTATTAGTCAATTATTTACTAAACCAGACGCTTGCTGACGGTTCTAAGTATGTGTTTGTTGAGCTGCAAGATGTATTGGATTTACTCAACGTTGAAATCCCAGAGTCACACGCCAAAAAAGTACAAGTGCTCAGTCTTGCCCAGTTCGAGCAGCAAGTGAGTCAAGGTGCTTATAGCATTTTCATCACTAAGTCTAAATTTTCTGTTCATCGCTCAAGCGCTGTCAAAGGTAACCACTTGCAAAGTTATTCGCAGTTAAACGCTGCCGTAGAAAAGCTAGTGCAACATGAGTTTTTTGAGCAGACAACTCACTTTAATCAAAAGATGTTCGTTAAAACACAGTTGCGAAACCTGCCTGATAACCTGCAACCAGTATCGGTATTGAAAGACAAGTTTCGCGGCAAAACCTGTGTTGTGCTAGGTGGTGGTCCGTCACTAGACTTGCACCTTGATTGGCTACTGCAAAATAGAGATAACCTTATTGTTTTTGCCGTATCTCGACTAACGGGTAAGTTAAATAAGTTAGGTATTCAAGCTGATATTATCGTTTCTGTTGACCCGCAGCCTGAGAACTTTGATGTAAATAAAGATCTCATGCAGCTCACGCCCAATGCATTGCTTGTATATTCATATCACCTTGAAACTCGCATGGTAGGGCAGTGGTCAGGTGCAGCCTTGTATACCGGCAACCGTTTGCCCTGGAGCGAGCTAGATGCTGACAACACCTTATCAATGGGCCCGACAGTAACTAACTCTGCGGTTGAAGTTGCAGTGGATATGGGGTTTGAGCAAATTGTGTTGTTGGGCGTCGATTTTTGTCACTCCCAATCTGGGGCTACGCACACCAAGGGGACTTTTGGCTCAAGTTTAGGGCCGCAATTAGGGCAAATGTTTGAATGGGTAGAGACTTACTCTGGTGAGATGGCGGAAACGCCTATGCAGCTGGTTTCAGCTATCGCCGGGTTAGAAGAGTCTGTCGCCTCCTATTCAAACGTTAGGGTCGTCAATATTGCCAAAGATGCCGCTAAGGTTAAGGGCGTTGATTACCAAGCTCCAGAGTCAATTAAGATCGCGAGTATTGATCAAGGATTGAGGGATATCGTTAATCCAAAGCACTACAAACTTAGCTTTGAGCAGCGTCAACCCCTGCTCCAGGCGCTCAGTAATGAGCTGATTCAAACTAAAACTGACTTTAATAAGCTCATCCCACTGTTGGATGATGCCAGAAAGTTAACCGAAAAAATGCGTACGGCTTCAGAGCAGGATTTGGTTAAGCTTTTTGCCAAACTCGATAAAGTAGAAGATAAAATCAATAGTGGCTTCTCGACTCTTGGCTCTGTTTGTAAGTTCTACGGCTACTATGAGTTCAGTCAGTTTTTCTCAACCCAGCAAAATGATGAACGCAGTCAGCAAGATGTGATTGTCAGCTTAGTTAAGTACTACAAAGCTTTTGAAATTATTGCTAAAGACTTACTGGCTTTGGTTAAGGATTCACTCGAGCGGGTTAGCTTACGAATAGATGAAGGCGCACCCAATGTCGATGTTGAGCAGCTAGTGGAAAAGTGGCGCAAATTCGATTTAATTGGCCGCAGTACCATTTGGAAGCAAACTTTCTCTGAGCGCTATCAATCTTTACCTGCAGCGCAACAAGAATTAGTTGATGAGTGCGAGTTTGACTATCAAGCGCACTTTACTCAGCTAGCCAGTCCCAAAGCACCAGATAAAGCCCCATTTATTGACAATGCTTTTCATAAGTTGAACCTGCTTAATCAAAACCGTCATGAGTTAGGTGTAAGTAAGATGGTGCAGTATACCGAACCATACATAGACACTGGCGAAGACATTCGCAGGTTACACTTCCTTGCTAGCAGCTATTTGCAGGTTTTTCAGGGAAAAACACAACAAGCGTTAGAAGCTATCCTCAACATTCCAATTGAGCAAATGCAGGAGCTAGAGCTTAAACAAGCCATCAGTTTGTTGCTGCAATTCAATCGGCTCGATGATGCAGCAAAGTTACTGAATTTAGTTTGTGACTTTAGTGATGAGTATTTACCCAAGTATGCCAAAGTATTGCAGTTGTCGGGGCGCTATCAAGAAGCGCTTAATGCCTATGTGTCTTATTTAGAGAAATCACCCAATAGCATTTCGGTGCAATTAGAGTTGAGTCATTTTTTATATCAATTGGGTGAAGTTAACTATGCACTTGAATACGTTGAGCAGGTGCTCAAGCTAGAGCCTGAAAATGCAACAGCGTTAGAGTACAAAAAGGTAATGCTGCAAGCGTAA
- a CDS encoding DUF2947 domain-containing protein — MNLSYLSLDQYKRKWIFSHKDLPVTDDDKQAIKPLSDKSAMEVWNKWISNKSSRAEQFTKGDWPAKDSAWKITEHWQAAWDSEDNAMPEVVSQHIDWAGDTQVFFCYEKYQIIETRWDVFVRNWKCFLFFDDGPLLIAPGQKQAMMFEQSGQFKLGVRG, encoded by the coding sequence TTGAACCTGAGTTACCTTTCGCTTGATCAATATAAACGTAAGTGGATTTTTAGCCATAAAGATCTGCCTGTGACCGATGACGACAAGCAAGCCATTAAGCCTTTATCTGATAAAAGCGCGATGGAAGTGTGGAACAAGTGGATCAGCAACAAAAGTAGCCGTGCAGAGCAGTTTACTAAAGGTGACTGGCCCGCAAAGGATTCGGCATGGAAGATAACAGAGCATTGGCAAGCTGCTTGGGACAGTGAAGACAATGCAATGCCAGAGGTGGTTTCGCAGCACATAGATTGGGCTGGCGACACTCAGGTATTCTTCTGTTATGAGAAGTATCAAATTATTGAAACACGTTGGGATGTATTTGTAAGAAACTGGAAGTGTTTCTTATTTTTCGATGATGGCCCACTATTGATTGCACCAGGGCAAAAACAAGCGATGATGTTTGAACAATCTGGGCAATTTAAACTAGGAGTACGTGGGTGA
- the pseF gene encoding pseudaminic acid cytidylyltransferase: MKVAIIPARGGSKRIVGKNIKLFNGKPIIAYSIEAALESNCFDKVIVSTDCQKIANVAKQYGAEVPFVRPAQLSDDHATTAVVITHAINWLREHHYDPEFVCVLYATAPFVQGETLRQSLEQLLLQQKKNYCFAVTEFPSPIQRAFKVTDDNGVQMFQPQHFNSRSQDLEKAYHDAGQFYWGKASAFVDPKSKGMFSSEAMPFVLPNHQVQDIDTLDDWRRAEALHKLMLAETAVMTEKSHG; encoded by the coding sequence ATGAAAGTAGCCATTATTCCAGCACGCGGCGGCAGCAAACGTATTGTGGGCAAGAATATTAAACTGTTTAACGGTAAGCCAATCATTGCTTACTCGATTGAAGCGGCGCTTGAGTCGAATTGTTTCGATAAGGTCATTGTATCCACTGATTGCCAAAAGATTGCCAATGTTGCCAAGCAATATGGCGCTGAAGTACCCTTTGTTAGGCCTGCGCAGCTTTCAGATGATCACGCCACAACTGCGGTTGTTATCACCCACGCAATCAACTGGTTGCGAGAGCACCACTATGATCCAGAGTTTGTCTGCGTACTGTATGCGACCGCCCCTTTTGTTCAGGGCGAAACATTACGCCAATCACTAGAGCAACTTTTGCTGCAACAGAAAAAAAACTACTGCTTTGCGGTCACTGAATTCCCATCACCTATCCAACGTGCTTTTAAAGTTACCGATGACAATGGCGTGCAAATGTTTCAGCCACAGCATTTTAATAGTCGCTCACAGGATCTTGAAAAAGCTTACCATGATGCTGGGCAATTTTACTGGGGCAAAGCAAGTGCCTTTGTCGACCCAAAAAGCAAGGGAATGTTTTCCAGCGAAGCTATGCCTTTTGTCCTCCCAAACCATCAGGTGCAAGACATTGACACCCTAGATGACTGGCGCAGAGCAGAGGCGCTGCACAAACTAATGTTGGCAGAGACAGCAGTGATGACGGAGAAATCCCATGGCTAA
- a CDS encoding DUF2461 domain-containing protein has protein sequence MFSDHTFAFLQQLAANNDRDWFKQNQQDYEDKVRTPALEFIEVMTPVVLGMSPRLTAVPKKVGGSMMRPQRDSRFSKDKTPYKLNVGIQFRHFQAKDVHAPGLYLHLANDGCFIAAGIWHPESKALNAIRECIDENPNGYKKAIEQVVDAGFELTGDSLIRPPKGYDKQHPLIDELKRKDFIAVKPISVEQVCSKDFVDVCEAEYQHTKALMAYLCFALDLDF, from the coding sequence ATGTTTAGCGATCACACTTTTGCATTTTTACAGCAATTAGCGGCGAACAATGACCGCGATTGGTTTAAACAAAATCAGCAAGATTACGAAGACAAAGTTCGCACGCCAGCGCTAGAGTTTATTGAAGTGATGACACCTGTGGTACTTGGCATGTCACCTAGGCTCACTGCTGTGCCGAAAAAGGTAGGTGGTAGCATGATGCGCCCGCAGCGTGATAGTCGCTTTAGCAAAGATAAAACACCATACAAACTTAACGTTGGCATTCAGTTTAGGCATTTTCAAGCCAAAGATGTACATGCACCTGGGCTGTACCTGCACCTAGCAAATGATGGCTGTTTTATCGCTGCCGGCATTTGGCATCCAGAATCTAAAGCGCTCAACGCTATTCGTGAGTGTATCGATGAAAACCCAAACGGATATAAAAAAGCCATTGAGCAAGTTGTAGATGCTGGGTTCGAACTCACTGGCGATAGCCTAATTCGCCCGCCAAAAGGTTATGACAAACAGCATCCACTCATTGACGAGTTAAAACGCAAAGATTTTATTGCGGTTAAGCCAATTTCAGTTGAGCAAGTGTGCAGTAAAGACTTTGTCGACGTTTGTGAGGCAGAGTATCAGCACACTAAAGCGTTAATGGCGTACCTTTGTTTTGCCCTCGACTTAGACTTCTGA
- the pseI gene encoding pseudaminic acid synthase: MNELQNQVTIGDKKVAAGEPSYIIAELSGNHGGSLDKALELLRAGAATGADAIKLQVYRPDTITLNVNHGDFAIPSDNAWAKYQNLYNLYEYAHTPWEWLPALFEEAQKLGIELFGSVFDDTSVDVLEQFPVKAYKIASPEIVDFGLLKKVAATGKPVIVSTGLASLTDISQAIDCLQENGCQQVILLKCTTAYPTPAEEVNLTTIQSLAQTFACPVGLSDHTVGIGVPIAAVTMGACVIEKHIKLDDGEETVDSFFSLTIEEFQTMITEIRRAEAAIGKVEYSLTPEAAKNSNGRRSLYISQDLQAGDVLSMENVRSVRPGFGLAPKYLPLILGRKIKTNVVAGDRLSWDIIE; encoded by the coding sequence ATGAACGAACTACAAAACCAAGTCACTATTGGTGATAAAAAAGTCGCAGCAGGCGAACCGAGCTATATTATTGCTGAGCTTTCAGGAAACCATGGCGGCAGTTTAGACAAGGCACTTGAGCTATTGAGAGCTGGTGCAGCAACCGGTGCTGACGCCATAAAATTGCAAGTTTACCGCCCAGATACCATTACACTTAATGTTAACCATGGTGATTTTGCTATTCCAAGCGATAACGCCTGGGCCAAGTATCAGAACCTGTATAACCTCTACGAATATGCCCATACCCCTTGGGAATGGCTACCAGCGCTATTTGAAGAAGCACAAAAGCTGGGTATTGAATTATTTGGCTCAGTGTTCGATGACACCTCGGTTGATGTATTAGAGCAGTTCCCAGTAAAGGCATATAAAATTGCTTCACCTGAAATTGTCGATTTCGGCTTACTTAAAAAGGTGGCTGCGACAGGAAAGCCAGTGATTGTATCAACAGGCTTAGCTAGCTTAACGGATATCAGTCAAGCTATTGATTGCCTGCAAGAAAATGGCTGCCAACAGGTCATATTACTAAAATGTACCACCGCCTACCCAACTCCGGCGGAAGAAGTTAACCTGACCACGATTCAAAGCTTGGCGCAAACCTTTGCTTGCCCTGTTGGACTGTCTGATCACACGGTAGGCATAGGTGTACCTATTGCAGCAGTCACTATGGGAGCTTGTGTAATCGAAAAGCACATCAAACTTGATGACGGCGAAGAAACAGTCGATAGCTTCTTTTCGCTGACGATTGAAGAATTTCAAACCATGATCACCGAAATTCGCCGTGCAGAAGCTGCCATTGGTAAGGTTGAATACAGCCTCACCCCAGAGGCGGCGAAAAATAGCAACGGACGTCGATCTTTGTATATCAGCCAAGATTTGCAAGCAGGTGATGTGCTGTCAATGGAGAACGTTCGCTCCGTGCGTCCAGGTTTTGGCTTAGCGCCTAAATACCTGCCCCTTATTCTAGGGCGTAAGATCAAAACCAATGTGGTCGCTGGCGATCGCCTTAGTTGGGACATCATTGAGTAG
- the pseC gene encoding UDP-4-amino-4,6-dideoxy-N-acetyl-beta-L-altrosamine transaminase produces MIPYGKQDITQEDIDSVLNVLTSDFLTQGPKVPEFESAIAQYVGAKHAIAVNSATSALHIACMALGVDEHSWVWTSPLTFVASANCARLCGAKVDFVDVDPATGNMCPKALELKLAHAASIGKLPKVIIPVHLAGHSCNMQAIQQVASQYDIAIIEDASHAIGSRYHDKHVGCCQFSDICVFSFHPVKIVTTAEGGVLTTQNSNLVSKLKSLRSHGIDKNCAELLRPDEGDWYYEQHELGLNYRMSDIHAALGVSQLARLDNYTAKRNELAKQYQQRLSKLPLDTIEPLSNSYSARHLLLIKLHNPTKRKQVFNAMRQANIQVHVHYFPVHLQPYYLAQGFNEGDAPQAETLYSQLLSLPLYPELTPAQVDYICDTLEALL; encoded by the coding sequence ATGATCCCTTATGGCAAACAAGACATTACTCAAGAAGACATCGACTCAGTATTAAATGTACTCACGTCAGACTTTCTTACTCAAGGGCCTAAAGTGCCCGAGTTCGAAAGCGCCATTGCCCAATATGTTGGTGCAAAACATGCAATCGCGGTAAATAGCGCAACTTCTGCGCTGCATATTGCCTGCATGGCTTTAGGTGTAGATGAGCATAGCTGGGTATGGACCAGCCCGCTTACCTTCGTTGCTTCAGCCAATTGCGCCAGATTATGCGGCGCTAAAGTCGACTTTGTAGACGTAGACCCTGCAACAGGCAATATGTGCCCTAAAGCGCTTGAGCTAAAGCTTGCTCATGCAGCAAGTATTGGCAAGTTACCAAAAGTCATCATTCCGGTTCACTTGGCCGGCCACAGCTGCAATATGCAAGCTATTCAACAGGTTGCTAGTCAATACGATATCGCCATTATTGAAGATGCCTCTCATGCCATAGGTAGTCGTTATCACGACAAACATGTGGGCTGTTGCCAGTTCAGTGATATATGCGTATTTAGTTTCCACCCCGTCAAAATTGTTACCACTGCCGAAGGTGGTGTGCTCACCACGCAAAATTCAAACTTAGTGAGTAAGCTCAAAAGCCTGCGTAGTCATGGAATAGATAAAAACTGCGCGGAATTACTCAGACCGGATGAAGGTGATTGGTATTATGAGCAACATGAATTGGGTTTAAACTACCGCATGAGTGACATACATGCGGCTTTAGGTGTGTCACAACTCGCTCGCCTAGATAACTATACAGCTAAGCGCAATGAACTTGCCAAGCAATACCAACAAAGACTAAGCAAGTTACCCTTAGACACCATTGAGCCTCTAAGTAATAGCTATTCTGCTAGGCATTTATTGTTAATCAAATTACATAACCCAACCAAGCGAAAACAAGTTTTCAATGCAATGAGACAGGCGAATATTCAAGTACATGTGCATTATTTCCCGGTTCATTTACAGCCATACTATCTAGCTCAAGGCTTTAATGAAGGCGATGCGCCACAAGCAGAGACCTTATATAGCCAGTTGCTATCACTGCCGCTCTATCCCGAGCTTACTCCAGCGCAAGTTGATTATATTTGTGACACGCTTGAGGCCTTGCTATGA
- a CDS encoding chalcone isomerase family protein — MKKSLILTSLALTALSFSSVIQAKEVAGVEVAEKLDVTHAQLQLNGAGVRSKFFMDLYVGSLYLPAPQTELDAVLAQPHSVVRLNITSGMITSEKMQDAINEGFELATKDDVASIQTEVDTFMTFLSHEIVEGDQFTFVTQKDMGVTTFKNGQQLGVIEGEAFRQALLKIWLGDKPAQKSLRKKMLNK; from the coding sequence ATGAAAAAATCGCTAATTCTTACCTCATTAGCCCTTACCGCTTTATCTTTTAGTTCAGTTATCCAAGCCAAAGAAGTCGCTGGTGTTGAAGTTGCAGAAAAACTTGACGTTACTCACGCTCAGCTACAGTTAAATGGCGCTGGCGTACGCAGTAAGTTTTTTATGGACTTATATGTAGGTAGCCTCTACTTACCTGCGCCGCAAACTGAGTTAGATGCCGTACTTGCTCAGCCTCATTCGGTGGTGCGTTTAAACATCACTTCAGGGATGATCACCTCTGAAAAGATGCAGGATGCGATTAATGAAGGCTTTGAGCTTGCAACTAAAGATGATGTTGCCAGCATTCAGACTGAAGTCGACACTTTTATGACCTTTCTAAGTCATGAAATCGTTGAAGGCGACCAGTTTACCTTTGTCACTCAAAAAGATATGGGTGTGACCACGTTTAAGAATGGTCAGCAGTTAGGTGTAATTGAAGGTGAAGCCTTTAGACAAGCTCTGCTCAAAATCTGGTTAGGCGATAAGCCTGCGCAAAAGAGCTTGCGTAAGAAAATGCTTAATAAATAG
- a CDS encoding RsmB/NOP family class I SAM-dependent RNA methyltransferase — protein MIIAPNHSMPLAISELNIDEPSQRRALSYANTIHMLFDKVMTDKQPADRIVADYFREHKKHGSKDRKVIRETLFATFRWWGWLKQLGDYQQASNWLAMIALASKIEAKQFAGAASTWQQLSSLDINWQLDAPTLGDFVSVDELKQLTAYVNQAVGININASDLAPTWFWQHCFANKQADASSDANADSALNSEVTQQQLSLAAALSSRPPIWGRAQNVSAQTLVTELVKEQIDAQLSENINDAINLGHKNINLPALNAFKQGRLEIQDLGSQVIGYVCAVKDDEHWWDTCSGAGGKTLQLRSQMLMQNAHSSGSIVSSDIRKKPLQELQKRAKRAGFSGITTAPWQDESLPVDAISFDGVLVDAPCSCTGTWRRNPDMRWIDDESAINNKPELQLDILTRSAEAVKVGGKLVYATCSLAIAENQGVVEAFAKANTHFELQTLRHPFTDEQTQMLTVMPEQANSDGMFAAVFIRKS, from the coding sequence ATGATCATCGCCCCTAATCATTCAATGCCGTTAGCTATCAGCGAGCTAAATATTGACGAGCCTTCGCAGCGCAGAGCCTTAAGCTATGCCAATACCATTCATATGCTGTTTGATAAGGTAATGACGGATAAACAGCCAGCAGACCGAATTGTTGCCGACTATTTTCGCGAGCATAAAAAGCATGGCTCAAAAGATCGTAAAGTTATCCGCGAAACTCTATTTGCCACATTTAGATGGTGGGGTTGGTTAAAGCAGCTGGGTGACTATCAACAGGCATCTAACTGGTTAGCCATGATTGCACTTGCCAGCAAGATTGAAGCAAAACAATTTGCTGGAGCAGCTAGCACCTGGCAGCAGCTATCATCATTAGACATCAATTGGCAACTTGACGCGCCAACGCTAGGTGACTTTGTTAGCGTAGATGAACTCAAGCAGTTAACCGCGTATGTAAACCAAGCAGTAGGCATTAATATCAATGCAAGCGATCTAGCACCAACATGGTTTTGGCAACATTGCTTTGCCAACAAACAAGCTGATGCTAGTTCTGATGCAAATGCCGACTCGGCTCTTAACTCGGAGGTGACTCAGCAACAACTCTCATTAGCTGCGGCGCTCAGCTCAAGACCACCAATTTGGGGCCGTGCGCAAAATGTGTCAGCACAGACATTAGTAACAGAGTTAGTCAAAGAGCAGATTGATGCCCAATTGAGTGAAAACATTAATGACGCGATAAATCTGGGGCATAAAAATATCAACTTGCCTGCACTAAACGCCTTTAAACAAGGACGCTTAGAGATCCAGGATTTAGGCTCGCAAGTGATTGGCTATGTTTGTGCAGTTAAAGACGATGAACACTGGTGGGATACCTGCAGCGGCGCAGGCGGTAAAACGCTGCAACTACGCTCGCAAATGCTTATGCAAAATGCTCACTCTAGCGGCAGTATTGTTAGTTCAGATATTCGTAAAAAGCCGCTGCAAGAGCTGCAAAAACGCGCCAAGCGCGCAGGTTTTAGCGGCATCACAACGGCGCCTTGGCAGGATGAATCATTGCCTGTGGATGCAATTAGTTTTGATGGTGTACTCGTAGATGCGCCTTGTAGCTGCACTGGTACCTGGCGTCGTAACCCAGACATGCGCTGGATTGATGACGAGTCTGCAATTAACAACAAACCAGAGCTACAACTCGATATTCTCACGCGCAGCGCTGAGGCGGTAAAAGTGGGCGGAAAATTGGTTTACGCAACTTGCTCACTCGCCATAGCGGAAAACCAAGGCGTTGTGGAAGCCTTTGCTAAGGCCAACACTCACTTTGAGCTACAAACGCTGCGTCACCCTTTCACTGATGAGCAAACTCAAATGCTTACCGTGATGCCTGAGCAAGCTAACAGTGACGGCATGTTTGCAGCTGTATTTATCAGGAAAAGCTAG
- a CDS encoding Gfo/Idh/MocA family protein → MQQKRNTAPLNIGFIGGAYNSAVGYAHSVACQLDGTWKLVSGCFSRDATKSLDTGSYWQIPPELIYHDWRQYIAQQAANLDAVVVLTPTPDHEQVVCELLEAGIAVICEKALTATIEQSKSIQHTLNKTKGFLAVTFNYSGYPMLRVLKKHVEAGDLGKILQVRAEMPSDGFIQEINDMSPQAWRLEDGDIPTLLLDLAVHVHHISSFVTGLTPTAVNADFNHYSVFDNIIDDANIWLKCEQNIRASYWMSKTAIGHKNGLRISVFGDKGSGHWVQEHPEQLHIFNQQSVETIYNRGNCLFPSEIRERFKAGHPGGFIEAFANLYQDIADALIEFKQSGKHNSPYVFGWQHAHEGLSLLDNAAKSHAQQQWVTLD, encoded by the coding sequence ATGCAACAAAAACGAAACACAGCACCACTGAACATAGGCTTTATTGGCGGCGCGTATAACTCAGCCGTAGGCTATGCTCATAGCGTAGCTTGCCAGCTTGACGGCACCTGGAAGCTGGTTTCGGGGTGTTTTTCTCGTGATGCTACCAAAAGCCTTGATACTGGCAGCTACTGGCAAATTCCACCTGAGCTTATTTACCACGACTGGCGACAATATATTGCGCAGCAAGCAGCCAACCTCGATGCTGTGGTGGTACTGACGCCAACCCCTGATCACGAGCAAGTTGTCTGCGAGCTATTAGAAGCAGGAATAGCAGTTATCTGTGAAAAAGCGCTCACGGCAACCATCGAACAATCAAAATCAATTCAGCATACGCTAAATAAAACTAAAGGTTTTCTTGCTGTAACCTTTAACTACAGCGGTTACCCTATGTTAAGGGTACTGAAAAAGCATGTAGAAGCGGGCGATTTAGGGAAGATATTGCAAGTCCGTGCTGAAATGCCTTCTGATGGTTTTATTCAAGAAATCAATGATATGTCACCGCAAGCATGGCGCCTTGAAGATGGTGATATCCCAACATTGTTACTTGACCTTGCAGTGCATGTACATCATATCAGCAGCTTTGTAACTGGGTTAACTCCGACGGCTGTCAACGCAGATTTTAATCATTACTCTGTGTTCGACAACATCATCGATGATGCCAACATTTGGTTAAAGTGCGAGCAGAACATTCGAGCGTCTTACTGGATGAGTAAAACCGCTATTGGCCACAAAAATGGTCTACGTATTTCAGTGTTTGGTGACAAGGGCAGCGGTCACTGGGTACAGGAACACCCAGAGCAATTACATATTTTCAATCAACAATCAGTTGAAACTATCTATAACCGCGGCAATTGCTTATTCCCGAGCGAGATTAGAGAACGCTTTAAAGCTGGACATCCTGGCGGGTTTATCGAGGCGTTTGCCAACCTCTATCAAGACATCGCCGATGCACTAATCGAATTCAAACAATCTGGTAAGCATAACTCCCCGTACGTCTTTGGCTGGCAACACGCCCATGAAGGGCTTTCACTGCTTGATAACGCAGCAAAATCTCATGCGCAACAGCAGTGGGTAACACTTGATTAA